ACATAATCCCCCATGGCTTCACCCATGTGGCGGATTTTGCGCTGCCGGGGATGGAAAACCCGTTTGCGGGGGCCGTTATATTTTTTCTTTGCTGCCATATTATATGATATACCCGTAATGTTCTCGGTGAAGGTTCTTTATACACTAAATCCGCGCTTGGCAAAAGGTTTCAGACTGATCAGAATCGGTGTCATATTATATTAGTGCTTGACGCTTTCTTGTACTATGGGTAGTGCAGATTGAGATTTTGTTATATAAAGATGTCGTTATGTTTTGTCGATGGGGTAATTGATGGAAATTTTGAAGTTCAGCAAGGCGTTGTCCGATGAGATTCGTATCAGGCTTTTAGCCATGCTGCGGGACAACGAACTCAATGTTGGTGAGGTGGTGCAGGTTCTGGGCATGTCCCAGCCCCGTGTGTCCCGTCATTTGAAAATCATGCATGAGAGCGGCCTTCTGGAGTCCAGAAGGGAAGGGCTCTGGAATTTCTATCGTCTGGCCCGGTCCGGCAGCGGCAACCGTTTTGCGGAATCCATCAGCTGGCTCATTGAAAACGAACCTGAAGTGGATGAAGACCGCCACCGGGTAACCAAAGTGCTGGCTGAGCGTAATCTTGAGACCCGTAAATTTTTTGATGAAATCGCCGAGGACTGGGAGCGTTTGCAGAGCGATGTGTTCGGTGAATTTAATCTGGACAGCGAGCTGCTTACCCTTGTGGACCGTTGCAAAGTGGGGGTTGACCTCGGTTGCGGAAACGGTTCCCTGCTGGAAAGCCTGCTTTCCAAATGCGAAACAGTCATCGGTGTGGACAGTTCTCCCAAGATGCTGGAGCTGGCGGAGAAACGTCTGGGTAACCATCCTGACGTGAGTTTGCGTATCGGTGAACTGACCCACCTGCCCCTGCGCGACTGGGAGGCGGACCTGACTTTTATTTCCATGGTCCTGCATCATCTGCCGCGTCCGGACAAGGCTGTTGCCGAAGCAGCG
This is a stretch of genomic DNA from Desulfovibrio sp. JC010. It encodes these proteins:
- a CDS encoding metalloregulator ArsR/SmtB family transcription factor; protein product: MEILKFSKALSDEIRIRLLAMLRDNELNVGEVVQVLGMSQPRVSRHLKIMHESGLLESRREGLWNFYRLARSGSGNRFAESISWLIENEPEVDEDRHRVTKVLAERNLETRKFFDEIAEDWERLQSDVFGEFNLDSELLTLVDRCKVGVDLGCGNGSLLESLLSKCETVIGVDSSPKMLELAEKRLGNHPDVSLRIGELTHLPLRDWEADLTFISMVLHHLPRPDKAVAEAARTLSSGGKLVIADFLSHSNERMRSEFGDRRLGFTEEELSGWMKDAGLGSMDVRRYPVNEGLTVLVCISEKK